In the genome of Flavivirga spongiicola, one region contains:
- a CDS encoding stage II sporulation protein M: MREVSFIKQNKEKWLSFERAVFNNDFEDPDELASQYIHLINDLAYAQTYYPKSKVILYLNQLAAKAFQKIYKTKREDTNRIFGFWKTEVPLICYQYRKFIYIAFVVFFAFTFIGVISAANDGEFVRSVLGDNYVNMSLENIEAGDPVAVYKSGSNWGSFIGITINNLRVGIIAFVLGVFLGIGTLYIMFKNCIMLGSFQYFFYEKGVLWESVRGIWIHGAMEIFAIVIEAAAGLILGASILFPATHSRYTSFKQGAKTGIKILISTFPFTFSAGFLEGFITRYSNIMPNWLSTGIILITLSIISYYYLIYPFKIQKQITQPQIISPSHN, translated from the coding sequence ATGAGGGAAGTTTCATTTATCAAGCAAAATAAAGAAAAATGGTTAAGTTTTGAAAGAGCTGTCTTTAATAATGACTTTGAAGACCCCGATGAACTTGCATCACAATACATACACTTAATAAATGATTTAGCATATGCACAAACCTATTATCCTAAAAGCAAGGTTATTCTATATCTTAATCAACTAGCGGCCAAAGCTTTTCAAAAAATTTATAAAACAAAGCGAGAAGACACTAATAGGATTTTTGGGTTTTGGAAAACTGAAGTTCCTCTAATTTGTTATCAATACCGAAAATTTATTTACATCGCGTTTGTTGTATTTTTTGCATTTACTTTTATTGGGGTTATTTCTGCTGCTAATGACGGGGAATTTGTTCGTTCTGTATTGGGAGATAATTATGTAAACATGTCTTTAGAAAATATTGAAGCTGGAGACCCTGTAGCCGTTTATAAAAGTGGCAGTAACTGGGGAAGTTTTATTGGTATTACCATAAATAATCTACGCGTTGGTATTATCGCTTTTGTTTTAGGTGTTTTTTTAGGAATCGGAACACTTTACATCATGTTTAAAAATTGCATCATGTTGGGATCGTTTCAATATTTCTTTTATGAGAAAGGCGTTTTATGGGAAAGTGTTCGCGGCATTTGGATACACGGAGCCATGGAAATTTTTGCTATAGTTATTGAAGCTGCTGCTGGGCTTATTTTAGGCGCCAGTATTTTATTTCCTGCAACACATTCCAGATATACATCATTTAAACAAGGAGCTAAAACTGGTATTAAAATATTAATTAGTACTTTTCCTTTTACTTTTTCTGCTGGATTTCTAGAAGGCTTTATCACACGATATTCTAATATTATGCCTAATTGGCTATCGACTGGTATCATATTAATTACATTAAGTATTATTAGCTATTATTATTTAATTTATCCTTTTAAAATTCAGAAGCAAATCACTCAACCCCAAATCATAAGTCCGTCTCATAATTGA
- the nusB gene encoding transcription antitermination factor NusB, which translates to MLNRRHIRVKVMQTLYAYKGGESDDFSKDQKFLLFSIDNMYNLYLLLISLLLEVQKRAEDDLQKKQKKHLATKEDKDPNKKFVNNQLLKSLRDNLRLKDQLDTYKITNWKFDSEYVDVIFKEITKSDLYKDYMQTRVSDFKEDKDFIVDVFKDIIAPNEKLYEYLEDKNLTWLDDLPTVNTTILKLLRKVKATSAEGYFTPKLYKDSEDQKFAIDLFKKTLLNRSLINKEIEMKTKNWDSDRIANVDYVLLQMAISELHNFPSIPVKVTINEYLEIAKEYSTPKSSIFINGILDKLVKEYDADGRLNKIGRGLL; encoded by the coding sequence AAAATTCTTACTGTTTAGTATAGATAATATGTACAACTTGTATCTCTTATTAATCTCGTTATTGCTAGAAGTTCAAAAAAGAGCTGAAGACGATTTACAAAAAAAACAAAAAAAGCATTTAGCTACTAAAGAAGACAAAGACCCAAACAAAAAGTTTGTAAATAACCAATTACTTAAATCTTTAAGAGATAATTTGCGATTAAAAGACCAATTAGATACCTATAAAATAACTAATTGGAAATTTGATAGTGAATATGTAGATGTTATTTTTAAAGAAATTACTAAAAGCGATTTGTATAAAGATTATATGCAAACTAGGGTGTCTGATTTCAAAGAGGATAAAGATTTTATTGTTGACGTGTTTAAAGACATCATTGCTCCTAATGAGAAACTTTATGAGTATTTAGAAGATAAAAATCTAACTTGGCTAGATGATCTTCCTACTGTAAATACTACCATTTTAAAACTATTAAGAAAGGTTAAAGCAACTTCGGCAGAAGGTTATTTTACACCTAAATTATATAAGGATTCTGAAGATCAGAAGTTTGCAATTGATTTGTTCAAAAAAACACTTTTAAACAGGTCTCTAATTAATAAAGAGATTGAAATGAAAACCAAAAATTGGGATTCAGACCGTATTGCTAATGTAGACTATGTATTACTGCAAATGGCTATTAGTGAATTGCATAATTTTCCATCAATACCTGTAAAAGTAACTATTAATGAATATTTAGAAATTGCTAAGGAATATTCTACACCAAAAAGTAGCATATTTATAAATGGTATATTGGATAAATTGGTTAAAGAATACGACGCAGACGGGAGATTAAATAAGATAGGTAGAGGATTACTATAA
- a CDS encoding LysR substrate-binding domain-containing protein: MTITQLYYVLAVAENQNFTKAAEKCFVTQPTLSMQIQKLEDQLDVLIFDRTKKPIELTDVGKKIVNQARNIVNESYRIQDIVDQQKGFIGGEFKLGIIPTVMPTLLPMFLNNFIKKHPKVKLKIEELTTEEIISRINDGHLDAAIAATPLEDENIKERVLYFEPFMGYIPKNHRLHNHKKLDVSDLDIDDMLLLEDGHCFRDGVINLCKVFKSQTDDQFQLESGSIETLIKLSNEGLGMTLLPYLHTLDINDKEKENLHHFNEPSPAREVSIIYHKSELKMQIIEALQDVISGVVRGAIAFQNVKIVSPLPK; the protein is encoded by the coding sequence ATGACGATTACCCAATTATATTATGTTTTGGCCGTTGCCGAAAACCAGAATTTCACTAAAGCTGCAGAAAAATGTTTCGTTACACAACCTACTTTGAGCATGCAGATTCAAAAACTTGAAGACCAATTAGATGTATTAATTTTTGATCGTACAAAAAAGCCTATTGAATTAACTGATGTTGGCAAAAAGATTGTTAATCAAGCAAGAAATATTGTAAACGAATCTTATAGAATTCAAGATATTGTAGATCAACAAAAAGGCTTTATTGGTGGAGAATTCAAACTCGGCATTATACCAACCGTAATGCCAACGCTACTCCCTATGTTTTTAAATAATTTTATAAAAAAACATCCAAAAGTTAAGCTTAAAATTGAAGAATTAACAACAGAAGAAATCATTTCGAGAATTAACGATGGGCATTTAGATGCTGCTATAGCTGCCACACCTTTAGAAGATGAAAACATAAAAGAACGTGTTCTTTATTTTGAACCATTTATGGGGTACATTCCTAAAAACCATAGATTACATAACCATAAAAAATTGGATGTATCAGATTTAGATATTGATGATATGCTTTTACTTGAAGATGGTCACTGCTTTAGGGATGGTGTTATTAATCTTTGTAAAGTATTTAAAAGCCAAACAGATGATCAATTTCAACTGGAAAGTGGCAGTATAGAAACACTTATAAAGCTTTCAAATGAAGGATTAGGTATGACACTCTTACCTTATTTACATACTTTAGATATTAACGATAAAGAAAAAGAAAATCTACATCACTTTAACGAACCCTCTCCTGCCAGGGAAGTCAGTATTATCTATCATAAAAGTGAATTAAAAATGCAAATTATTGAAGCTTTACAAGATGTTATATCTGGTGTTGTTAGAGGTGCTATTGCGTTTCAAAATGTAAAAATTGTTAGCCCGTTACCTAAATAG
- a CDS encoding AAA family ATPase produces MDENRESQDQQDFLPKSDTISSIDSSALEDTNNLQFQNRLDLSELQQSVNKIKQEVGKIIVGQKDMIDMLIASLLAKGHSLIEGVPGVAKTVTAKLLAKSLSVGFSRIQFTPDLMPSDILGTSVFNLKKSEFEFKKGPIFSNMILIDEINRAPAKTQAALFEVMEEQQITIDGNKFILDAPFIVLATQNPVEQEGTYRLPEAQLDRFLFKIDVDYPNLDEEIEILSREHELKDKSKTEALASFLTGDQIVKYQNLVSQILVEKHLLKYIAELIVATRSNQFLYLGASPRASIAILKSSKAFAAMSGRDFVTPEDIKRAAIPVLHHRVIVTPEREMEGVTSKQIIKQIIETVEIPR; encoded by the coding sequence ATGGACGAAAATAGAGAATCTCAAGACCAACAAGATTTTTTACCAAAATCGGACACTATATCATCGATTGATAGTAGTGCCTTGGAAGACACCAATAATCTACAATTTCAAAATCGTTTAGATTTATCTGAACTTCAACAAAGTGTCAATAAAATAAAACAGGAAGTTGGAAAAATTATTGTTGGCCAAAAGGATATGATAGATATGCTTATTGCATCGCTTTTAGCTAAAGGACATTCTCTCATAGAAGGTGTACCCGGCGTTGCAAAAACCGTCACGGCAAAACTATTAGCAAAATCTTTAAGTGTCGGCTTTAGTCGTATTCAATTCACACCAGATTTAATGCCTAGTGATATTTTAGGAACCTCAGTTTTTAACTTAAAAAAATCGGAATTCGAATTTAAAAAAGGCCCCATTTTTTCGAACATGATTCTTATTGACGAAATCAATAGAGCACCTGCTAAAACACAAGCTGCTTTATTTGAGGTTATGGAAGAACAGCAAATTACAATTGATGGTAATAAATTTATACTAGATGCGCCTTTTATTGTTCTGGCAACTCAGAATCCTGTGGAACAAGAAGGGACATACAGATTACCCGAAGCGCAATTAGACCGGTTTTTGTTTAAAATTGATGTTGATTATCCCAATTTGGATGAAGAAATAGAAATACTCTCTAGAGAACATGAATTAAAAGATAAATCTAAAACAGAAGCCCTAGCATCATTCTTAACAGGCGATCAAATTGTAAAATATCAGAATTTGGTAAGTCAAATCCTAGTAGAAAAACATTTGCTTAAATACATCGCAGAACTTATTGTTGCTACACGTAGTAATCAATTTTTATATTTAGGTGCATCACCAAGAGCATCTATTGCCATATTAAAATCGAGCAAAGCATTTGCAGCCATGTCTGGTCGTGATTTTGTGACACCAGAGGATATAAAACGTGCTGCTATTCCTGTATTACATCATAGAGTTATCGTAACACCAGAACGCGAAATGGAAGGTGTTACAAGCAAACAAATTATAAAACAAATTATTGAAACTGTTGAGATACCACGTTAG
- the yajC gene encoding preprotein translocase subunit YajC — MGEGIGSFMPFILMFVVVYFFMIAPQMKRAKKEKKFAAELKKGDRIVTKSGLHGKVLELNDKDGSCVIETMSGKVKYERSAISMEMSAKLNAPPAAKK, encoded by the coding sequence ATGGGAGAAGGAATAGGGTCGTTTATGCCGTTTATATTAATGTTTGTAGTTGTATATTTCTTTATGATTGCACCACAAATGAAACGTGCAAAAAAAGAAAAGAAATTTGCTGCCGAATTAAAAAAAGGGGATAGAATAGTTACTAAAAGTGGATTGCATGGTAAGGTTTTAGAACTAAACGATAAAGATGGGAGCTGTGTTATAGAAACGATGTCTGGTAAAGTTAAGTATGAGCGCTCTGCTATTTCTATGGAAATGAGTGCAAAACTAAATGCACCACCAGCAGCAAAAAAATAA
- a CDS encoding Dps family protein: MTLNSLGLDSKKTKDLANDLNHLLANFQIYYQNLRGIHWNIKGKRFFDLHVKFEELYTDANMKVDLIAERILTLGVTPLHTFEEYIENTKVPVGKNISQDDKAVRLIVNSLTELLKIERLILDKSDNANDEGTNSMMSDFITEQEKTVWMMKAWLNEAV; this comes from the coding sequence ATGACCTTAAATAGTTTAGGATTAGATTCTAAAAAGACCAAAGACTTAGCGAATGATTTGAATCATTTACTGGCTAATTTTCAAATATATTATCAGAATTTAAGAGGTATCCATTGGAATATAAAGGGAAAGCGTTTTTTTGATTTACATGTGAAGTTTGAAGAGTTGTACACAGATGCGAACATGAAAGTTGATTTAATTGCTGAACGTATTCTAACGTTAGGAGTAACACCTTTACATACGTTTGAAGAATATATAGAAAATACTAAAGTACCAGTAGGTAAAAATATTTCTCAAGATGATAAGGCGGTACGCTTAATTGTTAATTCATTGACAGAGCTTTTAAAGATAGAAAGACTGATTTTAGATAAGTCTGATAATGCGAATGATGAAGGTACCAATTCTATGATGAGTGATTTTATTACCGAGCAGGAGAAAACGGTTTGGATGATGAAAGCTTGGTTAAATGAAGCGGTTTAG
- a CDS encoding DUF4350 domain-containing protein, with protein MKKILPILIIIVALVVTAAVVVGVKRTKTVDWEESFNEKSNKPYGVNIFYKELPNLFKDFKVRTVFHQPASYLRANSEDGYGEHVAEGSYIIIGNSDYLENDSVDELLNFVDAGNTLFISDYYFSQKIHDTLDIDIDYIQNEKDSISYQSLKYIDVESTIIDKNKGDSYFSRFDTINYNILGYSKIDYKHVNFIQVPFGDGNIYLHLEPKAFTNYNLLKEDRYKYVEGLVSYLPESNVYFDSYTKIQTGYDGDVEKESNLSWFLEQLSFRWAWYTAVIFGILFMIFNAKRRQRIIKIIKPLQNTTIAFVKTVSNLYFDIQDHKNLIDKKITYFLEKIRTDFNLDTSTLNDEFIVKLAAKTGKKKEDVKKLINYINWLRSKNEFFEENLIKLNKHIEAFYTT; from the coding sequence ATGAAGAAAATTTTACCTATACTTATTATAATAGTTGCCTTGGTAGTTACTGCTGCTGTGGTAGTTGGCGTTAAAAGAACTAAAACAGTTGATTGGGAAGAATCTTTTAATGAAAAAAGCAATAAACCCTATGGGGTTAATATATTCTATAAGGAACTACCAAACCTGTTTAAAGATTTTAAAGTTAGAACGGTTTTCCATCAACCGGCCAGCTATTTAAGGGCTAATTCTGAAGATGGTTATGGCGAGCATGTCGCAGAGGGGAGTTATATAATTATTGGAAATTCCGATTATTTAGAAAATGATTCGGTAGATGAATTATTAAATTTTGTTGATGCAGGTAATACATTGTTTATATCCGATTATTACTTTTCTCAAAAAATTCATGATACTCTAGATATCGATATTGACTATATTCAAAATGAAAAGGATAGTATTTCATATCAATCGCTTAAGTATATTGACGTAGAAAGTACGATTATAGATAAAAACAAGGGGGATAGTTATTTTTCTCGCTTCGATACCATAAACTATAATATACTAGGGTATTCTAAAATTGATTATAAGCATGTTAACTTTATTCAAGTCCCTTTTGGAGATGGAAACATCTACTTGCACCTCGAACCAAAAGCTTTTACAAATTATAACCTTTTAAAAGAAGACAGGTACAAATATGTTGAGGGTTTAGTTTCTTATTTACCCGAAAGTAATGTGTATTTTGATTCGTATACAAAAATACAAACAGGCTATGATGGTGATGTTGAAAAAGAATCTAACTTAAGTTGGTTTCTGGAACAGTTATCTTTTAGATGGGCTTGGTATACTGCCGTCATTTTTGGGATTCTATTTATGATATTTAATGCAAAACGCAGACAGCGTATTATAAAAATTATAAAACCACTTCAAAATACTACTATAGCTTTCGTTAAAACCGTATCTAATTTATATTTTGACATTCAGGATCATAAAAACTTAATTGATAAAAAAATAACGTATTTTTTAGAAAAAATACGGACGGATTTTAATTTAGACACGTCAACATTAAATGATGAATTTATAGTAAAGCTGGCGGCAAAAACCGGCAAGAAAAAAGAAGATGTTAAAAAATTAATCAACTATATTAATTGGTTAAGATCAAAAAATGAATTTTTTGAAGAAAACCTAATCAAATTAAATAAGCATATTGAAGCTTTTTACACTACATAA
- a CDS encoding DUF58 domain-containing protein, which produces MKFFKPFYIQPRFFYAGIGIVVLFALSYFIPLLFNIAQLFILVLVLLFFLDFLIIFIGKNKIEATRILPDKFSNGDKNQIKLNINNNYSISVYLEIIDEIPEQFQVRDFKIKESIPSRKLRLIQYDLKPTERGEYHFGNLNIYASSVINLVAKRFTFNEGAMVPTYPSFKQLKKFELLNINQNSLEYGLKKVRRLGHSMEFEQIKDYVLGDDLRTINWKATAKKNQLMVNQFQDEKSQPVYSIIDKGRIMKMPFNSLSLLDYAINAALVISNVVLKKHDKAGMFSFSKQIDNVVVAERRSSQMQLILESLYNVKTDFFESDFSRLYGSIKRHITHRSLILMYTNFETLDGLNRQLPYLKAISKSHLLVVIFFKNTELTSLIADKAETVQQVYDKVIAEKFAFEKRLIVNELKKYGIYSILTTPENLTIDTINKYLEIKARGLL; this is translated from the coding sequence TTGAAATTCTTTAAACCATTCTACATACAACCCCGTTTTTTTTATGCTGGTATCGGCATTGTAGTATTGTTTGCTCTAAGTTATTTCATTCCTTTGTTATTCAACATTGCACAGCTTTTTATATTAGTACTTGTACTTTTATTCTTTTTAGACTTTCTAATCATTTTTATTGGTAAAAACAAAATTGAAGCTACCAGAATATTACCAGACAAGTTTTCAAACGGAGATAAAAACCAAATAAAGTTAAATATTAACAATAACTATTCTATTTCGGTTTATTTAGAAATCATAGATGAAATTCCAGAACAATTTCAAGTTAGGGATTTTAAAATTAAAGAAAGTATTCCTTCACGAAAATTAAGGTTAATTCAATATGATTTAAAACCAACCGAACGTGGTGAATATCATTTTGGGAACCTAAACATATATGCATCTTCCGTTATTAATTTAGTTGCGAAACGTTTTACTTTCAACGAGGGAGCTATGGTCCCCACCTATCCTAGTTTTAAACAATTAAAAAAGTTTGAACTTTTAAATATTAATCAGAATTCATTAGAATATGGACTCAAAAAAGTAAGACGGCTTGGACATTCTATGGAGTTTGAACAAATTAAGGACTATGTTTTAGGAGACGATTTACGTACTATAAATTGGAAAGCTACAGCAAAGAAAAATCAGTTAATGGTAAATCAGTTTCAAGATGAAAAATCACAGCCTGTTTATTCCATTATTGATAAAGGTCGTATTATGAAAATGCCTTTTAATAGCTTAAGCCTTTTAGATTATGCTATCAATGCTGCTCTAGTAATTAGTAATGTTGTTTTAAAAAAACATGATAAAGCCGGTATGTTTTCTTTTTCTAAGCAAATAGATAATGTTGTGGTTGCTGAAAGAAGAAGCTCGCAAATGCAGCTTATTTTAGAATCGCTATACAATGTAAAGACCGATTTTTTTGAAAGTGACTTTAGCCGTTTATATGGAAGTATAAAACGCCACATTACGCATAGAAGTCTTATTTTAATGTACACTAATTTTGAAACGCTAGATGGTTTAAATAGACAATTACCTTATTTAAAAGCCATTTCTAAAAGCCATTTATTAGTGGTTATTTTCTTTAAGAATACAGAGTTAACCAGTTTGATTGCTGATAAAGCAGAAACGGTACAGCAAGTTTATGATAAAGTCATTGCTGAAAAATTCGCGTTTGAAAAACGTCTTATTGTAAACGAATTAAAAAAATATGGTATCTATTCCATTTTAACAACCCCGGAAAACCTTACCATAGACACTATTAATAAATACTTGGAAATAAAAGCGAGAGGCTTACTTTAG
- a CDS encoding DUF1573 domain-containing protein translates to MKKIILGLSTLCLIAFTSCKENAAKKIDDKNVAEAAARDASASKFPVIEFDKKEHDFGEIESKTKVKTVFNYKNTGDAPLVITDIKSTCGCTVPQDWSREPLAPGESSQFSVQFNGSGSNKVSKTITVTANTEKGSETVRITAFVKPDPNAKKPVTPTIKAQ, encoded by the coding sequence ATGAAAAAAATAATATTAGGATTAAGCACATTATGCTTAATAGCGTTTACTTCTTGTAAAGAAAATGCTGCTAAGAAAATTGATGACAAAAATGTAGCTGAAGCAGCAGCAAGAGATGCAAGTGCATCTAAATTTCCAGTGATTGAGTTTGATAAAAAAGAACATGATTTTGGTGAAATAGAATCTAAAACAAAAGTTAAAACAGTTTTTAACTATAAAAATACAGGAGATGCGCCTTTAGTTATTACAGATATTAAAAGTACTTGTGGGTGTACTGTACCTCAAGACTGGAGTAGAGAGCCTTTGGCGCCTGGAGAGTCAAGTCAGTTTTCTGTTCAATTTAATGGAAGCGGGTCAAATAAAGTTTCTAAAACAATAACAGTTACAGCAAATACAGAAAAAGGATCAGAAACTGTAAGAATTACAGCTTTTGTAAAACCAGATCCTAATGCAAAGAAGCCAGTAACACCAACAATTAAAGCACAATAA
- a CDS encoding RDD family protein: MSELQINTTQNVKITFNAAGGGERLLAFILDTVIKIGYLLILNKIFGVFEGMDEWSQIGINTILSFPVMFYTLALESFFQGQTIGKRALKIRVVKIDGYQASLSDYVVRWFFRIVDVYIFGLGFFVMLSNKKTQRLGDMAAGTAVIALKDHVNISHTILENLKQDYKPTYPNVIKLSDNDARIIKDTFVNARAAKDYQTLIKLRTKIIEVAGIKEVKQANDIQFIDVILKDYNFYTQDM, encoded by the coding sequence ATGTCAGAGTTACAAATTAACACGACCCAAAATGTAAAAATAACGTTCAATGCTGCAGGTGGTGGAGAAAGATTGTTAGCATTTATCCTTGATACGGTCATTAAAATTGGATATTTACTAATCTTAAATAAAATATTTGGTGTTTTTGAGGGGATGGACGAATGGTCTCAAATTGGTATTAATACGATTTTAAGTTTTCCCGTGATGTTTTATACTTTGGCTTTAGAGTCTTTTTTTCAAGGACAAACCATTGGCAAGCGTGCTCTTAAAATTAGAGTTGTGAAAATTGATGGGTATCAGGCATCCCTGTCCGATTATGTAGTGCGTTGGTTTTTTAGAATTGTTGATGTTTATATTTTTGGATTAGGCTTTTTCGTGATGCTGTCTAATAAAAAGACGCAAAGATTAGGAGATATGGCAGCAGGAACCGCTGTAATTGCATTAAAAGATCATGTGAATATTAGTCATACTATTTTAGAGAATTTAAAACAAGACTATAAACCCACTTACCCTAACGTGATTAAATTGTCTGATAATGATGCACGTATTATAAAAGATACGTTTGTTAATGCAAGGGCTGCAAAAGACTATCAAACATTAATAAAGTTAAGGACAAAAATAATAGAAGTGGCAGGTATAAAAGAGGTAAAACAAGCAAATGACATTCAGTTTATTGATGTTATTTTAAAAGATTATAATTTTTACACCCAAGATATGTAA
- a CDS encoding trimeric intracellular cation channel family protein — protein MFYTIDILGTIAFAISGVLVAMNKKMDLFGILIIGFVTAVGGGTLRDLLIGNAPVSWMKDITYTYVIIASAVFAILFRSKINYLRTSLFLFDTIGIGLYTLVGIEKGLNAELHPIICIALGTMTASFGGVIRDILCNEIPVIFRKEIYATACILGGITYFLLRELPIENNIIFIIAGIVVIVVRLLAVKFKIALPTIYKE, from the coding sequence ATGTTTTATACCATAGATATTTTAGGAACCATTGCTTTTGCCATTTCCGGTGTATTGGTGGCAATGAATAAAAAAATGGATTTATTCGGAATTCTGATTATTGGATTTGTTACAGCTGTTGGTGGGGGGACACTTCGAGATTTACTTATTGGTAATGCTCCCGTAAGTTGGATGAAAGACATCACATATACCTATGTTATTATAGCATCTGCGGTTTTTGCGATCCTTTTTAGGAGTAAAATTAACTATCTAAGGACTTCTCTGTTTTTGTTTGATACTATTGGTATTGGTTTATATACTTTAGTAGGCATTGAAAAAGGATTGAATGCAGAGTTACACCCCATTATTTGTATTGCCCTAGGAACTATGACAGCTAGTTTTGGAGGAGTTATACGTGATATTTTATGTAATGAAATCCCTGTAATTTTTAGAAAAGAAATTTATGCTACTGCTTGCATACTTGGAGGTATAACTTATTTTTTATTAAGAGAACTACCAATAGAGAACAATATTATTTTTATAATAGCAGGAATTGTTGTGATCGTAGTCAGGTTATTAGCAGTGAAATTTAAAATAGCATTGCCAACAATTTATAAAGAATGA